One Magnetococcales bacterium DNA window includes the following coding sequences:
- a CDS encoding NnrS family protein, with protein MPSITHRLFPITPPPAPTPITREPVAHRFWGGGMVALAMGFALGIYLWCLQWGIFSWTDYYPDLRLLHGRIQIILFAGSFILGFGLQAGPHVIGGTPPASRSTLQILFPLWFGFLLGTLPDPSLRMVGNALVSLAFFGAAIALAGVVRGADPQRALPVGIPLVIGVASLGIAPWLPLGQVDWALVALLTGPVSCILAVVQHLVANILGGHRPSGPLAHLFTTVWFLAWLAAWGSALLWVPWSWSGLLWALLAVWLVVAVRLLPVLLTRPLESISVTLVAGLAALPLAGILVFMGGYATLDAALHLVGIGMVVTMILGVTARVVGFFSGGLVMHDRLLSILLVAWMGVAALRTAIPLGILQGTFWVPIAALLAAGLLIWWSMRVSSRLLAFSQRAKSR; from the coding sequence ATGCCATCCATCACGCACCGCCTGTTTCCCATCACGCCTCCCCCGGCCCCCACACCCATCACCCGGGAACCCGTAGCACACCGTTTCTGGGGGGGAGGCATGGTGGCCCTGGCCATGGGATTTGCCCTGGGCATCTACCTTTGGTGCCTGCAATGGGGAATTTTTTCCTGGACGGATTATTATCCAGACCTGCGCCTGTTGCACGGCAGGATCCAGATTATTTTGTTTGCCGGTTCCTTCATCCTGGGTTTTGGGTTGCAGGCCGGCCCGCATGTCATTGGCGGAACACCGCCTGCTTCACGATCCACGCTGCAAATCCTGTTTCCCTTGTGGTTCGGCTTTCTCCTGGGGACACTGCCGGATCCGTCCCTGCGGATGGTGGGCAATGCTCTGGTATCCTTGGCATTTTTTGGTGCTGCCATCGCCCTGGCCGGTGTGGTGCGGGGGGCGGATCCGCAACGTGCCCTGCCGGTGGGTATTCCCCTGGTGATCGGTGTGGCATCCCTGGGTATCGCTCCCTGGCTGCCGTTGGGTCAGGTCGATTGGGCTTTGGTTGCCCTGTTGACCGGGCCGGTTTCCTGTATTTTGGCTGTTGTGCAGCATCTGGTTGCCAATATTCTGGGGGGACACCGTCCATCCGGTCCTTTGGCCCATCTTTTTACGACAGTCTGGTTCCTGGCCTGGCTGGCTGCCTGGGGTTCTGCCCTGCTGTGGGTACCCTGGTCCTGGAGTGGCCTGCTTTGGGCCTTGCTCGCCGTTTGGCTCGTCGTGGCGGTGCGTTTGCTGCCAGTCCTGCTGACCCGGCCCCTGGAGTCCATCAGTGTGACCCTGGTTGCCGGTCTGGCAGCCTTGCCCCTGGCGGGCATCCTGGTGTTCATGGGTGGGTATGCAACCCTGGATGCGGCTTTGCATCTGGTTGGCATCGGCATGGTGGTCACCATGATCCTGGGTGTGACGGCCCGGGTTGTCGGGTTTTTTTCCGGAGGATTGGTCATGCATGACCGGCTGTTGTCCATCCTGCTCGTGGCCTGGATGGGGGTGGCAGCTCTGCGTACTGCCATTCCGCTGGGTATTCTGCAAGGAACCTTTTGGGTTCCCATAGCCGCACTGTTGGCAGCCGGGTTGCTGATCTGGTGGAGCATGCGTGTCAGCAGCCGCCTGCTGGCTTTCAGCCAACGTGCCAAGTCAAGGTAG